Below is a window of Penaeus monodon isolate SGIC_2016 chromosome 13, NSTDA_Pmon_1, whole genome shotgun sequence DNA.
tgtatgtatgtgtgtgtacacacacatgtatatacaatataagtatatacacacacatgtatatacatatatatgtgtgtatatatatatatatatatatatatatatatatataatatatatatatatatatatatatatatatatgtgtatgtatatatacacacacaaacggagacacacgcactcatacacacacacacacacacacacatacacacacacacacacacatacacacacacaccacacacacgcacacacacacaaacacacacacacacacacatatatgtatatatatatatatatatatatatatatatatatatatatatatatatatatatatatatgagtgaatatgtgtgtacatgagtGCCTGTATGCatgcataagtgtatatatataaacatttatatagataaatagataggtataagcatatgtttacacacacacacacacacacacacacacacacacacacacacatatatatatatatatatatatatatatatatatatatatatattatatatatatatacatacatttatttacatatatatgtatatatatatatacatatatatattcatcaaagaGGATGTATATACTCATGAAGCGGTAGTGTATGTAATCGTAACCAACCTAACTAATTTTCAGTCAGTTCTTGTTCAGAAAATCAGAGAGGGATTTTACAGATGTTATTCTTTCAAAAAGAAAAGTTCTTCAAGAaccggacaacacacacacacacacacacacacacacacacacacaccacacacacacacacacatatatatatatatatatatatatatatacatttatatatatatatgtatatatatatatatatatatatatatatatatatatatatatatatatatatatataaacagagagagagagagagagagagagagagagagagagagagagagagagagagattgagagagagagagaggagagagagagagagagagagagagagagagagagatctgtatcTGTAGGGGAAAAATAtctatagatggatatagatatggacagacagacagatatagataggcagacatataTATCTAGTACATAGATGGCACGATAAGTTTTCTTTTGATATGCTTATTTTCTAATAACAACTAGAGCAAACATTTTCTACTATAGGCCTACAGCATACTCTACATAATGCAATGGGCTAAAGCCATGATCAAAGTAGCGCTTCACATTCGATCAAGCACAATAAAGTTAAAGGATAAACGGGTCGccttttgctgttttgttatgcAAAATTGTGCTCCTTCACTGAACAAGGACTAGGCAGTACTCAACGGAGTGTACAATAGTTGTTAGAATTGAAGTTTCTATAGAAATGTGGGTAACAGTACGCTTAGGGTTTAACTTTGCAAGTCTGCTTTTACACTACGAATTGGTATTCACTCCAATTAGTAAGCGTAATTATTTAATTCCCTAAATATTTAAATTGTCTTTAGCTTACTAACTCATGTATTTGAGAATAATAGTACTCGTATGGGTTTGGCTTCAATACAAAACTTTCAAAATCATGTACTGCTGAACTGTGTACAGTAATCAGTATCTACTGAGTTCACTAACCGATGTAATTTGTGGTATCAGTTACTAAACATTCTTTTAACCAAAGGCCACAAATTTATATGTAGTTTCTGTCTTTTAAGGAAGAAACAATACAATGCAcagttttatgtaatatatattccaaaatatatttacttacagGTAAGTACGAGATGTGTTTAACTATTGATTAAtgttacaaaacaaaacaaataactttATACCGGCGAGTAAGAATAGCACAGCAAGATTTTataaaggagatggaaaaggaaaagaagagaaagaaaactggcAAATGGTCTAAAACCGGACGGAAAAGATAAATGGGAGAAGATGAGTATTGAGTTAAAGAACGCTACGAGCATTTTGATTCTGAGAGCTATGGAATCTATGACAGAACCGGCTTACTAAGGAGCACCATAGGAATTAGAAGGAGGAGCCGTATCCGTTTCCATTGCCACCCAGACCGTTCCTTCCGTTACCATTTCCGTTCCTACCGTTGCCGTTAATGCCTGGGCCATAACTGTAACCGGTGTCGGGAACGACTCCAATGAGTTCGTTGACGGAGTAGAAGCTCTCAGCTTGAGAacagtccacgttgaaccaccagtcacataccaggtactgctggttgaagatggTACCGTTGGGGCACAGGAACGAGTCCTGTTGGCGCCTGAGGGCACGGTCCTGGCAGATATGGAACACCTGGCAGCCGGCTTCAGGCGCAGTGTCGGCGTAATAACCTTGCACCGCCTGGGCATCGCACGAGAAGCCTGTGTCGGGCACGGAAGCCAAGATTGGGTAGTCCTCGCCGGGGACGCCGCCCCCGGGAATGTTCTCAGCCAAAGCAGCAATCTCAGGGTCTACTCCGTATCCGCCGTTGGGTACTCCATAGGTGTTGCTGGGAGGGGCACTGTAACCATTTCTTGGCGCTCCGTTACCGAAACCATTGGTGACACCTCCATTCGGGGCACGATATGAGTTTGGTGGCAGTGCCTGGGCATAAGCAGTGCCTACCACAgctgaaggaaaaataaattaagaaatcattatcatatattctgAGAACATGATAActagagcaatatatatatatatatattttttttttgttaatcgaTAAAAACTACTCTGAATACTCTTATAGTTGAATATGGAGGAACTTCATTGAACCCCCCTACAATTAATGATAAACTTCATACTCCCCAAAAATTGTCTAATATTCAACAGACCCTTCTATGGGTCTtatatggggtggggtgggggtggggattaaTTCAGGCTTCAACAGGTTCAGGAATTACTGAACTTACCACAGAGGAGTAGAATATTCATGGTAAGAACAGAGCAATGAGTGAACGTAATGATACAATGAATGGCAAGGAAGATCTAGCCTTCGTATAGGAAAGAACAGTCGTTGGTGATGAATTTCCTGTGACTCTGACTTTTATACTCGTGTTTAGAGGAAGCTCCGCCCACCGTCCTACTCCCGTCCAACTTTGACGATTGTTGAACAAGTGTTGAGCAAGAAAAGTTCACATTTCTAGTGTGCGATTGCATTATCTTGGTACATTTTCTAGGATAATGAGGAGTTATTATTtacgaaaacagaaaaagatgagTCTTAACATAATTAttgcatattgtatatgtatagtatagatcaaagcgtgtgtgcatatatatatgtatgtatttgtgtgtgtgtttgtgtatacacatataacgttttatatatatatatatatatatatatatatatatatatatatatatatatatatatatatatatatatatatatatatatatatatatatatatatatatatatatatatgtatgtatatgtatatatatatatatatatatatatatatatatatatatatatatatttagtaaatacaaatacataagtgtgtgtacagacacacacacacacacacacacacacatacacacacacacacacacacacacacacacatacacacacacacacacacacacacacacacacacacacacacacacacacacacacacacacacagatatatatatatatatatatatatatacatatatacatatatatacatatagatatgcatatatagacacacacaggcacacaaacacacacacacacacatttatatgtttatatatatatatatatatatatatatatatatatatatatatatatatatatatatatatatatatatagatagatagatagatagatagatatacatatagatatgcttatatagacacacacatgcacacaaaacacacgcacacacacatttatatatatgtttatataaatataatatatataatatatatatatatatatataatatatatatatatattatataatatatatattatatataatatatatacacatacatacgcacaccttatatatatatatatatatatatatatatatatatatatatatatatacatatatatatatatatatatatatatatatataatatatatatatatatatatatatattatatatatagatataagatagatagatagatagatagatagatagatagatagatagatagatagatagatagattgatagatagatagatagacagagagagagagaaatacatagatagatagatggagagagatatactgacagacatatatatataatatatatatatatatatatatatatataatatatatatatatattaatattataatatatataatatatactatatattatactatatgtaatatatatattatatatattatatattattataatatatatatattatatatatatattgtatatatattttatacacgcacacacaaacacacacacacacacacacacacacacacacacacacacacacacacacacacacacacacacacacacacacacacacacacacatatatatatatatatatatatgtatatgtatgcatatatatatgtaatatattatatatatactatatatatacatatatatatatatatatatatatatatatatatatatatatatatatatatatatatatatatatatatatatgagaggcaaGTCTTTCAATATTgccatcttttttattcattaccgctgctgttattttttatttggtattcATTGTatgtgtcatcattattactgttattcttacttATTATTCTTGCCGctctctttattactttttacgttatcattataataaaaatgataattaatattattagtagtatcactgttatattcactactgttagtatcattagtattatcattactggtattattattattattattattattattattattatttattattttttcttttacaattattattattattgttattattattattagtattagtattatcattattattgttgttgttattattattatgatcatgattattattactattattattattattttcattatcattattattgctagcaTTAATAAttccattgttatcataattattgttctgatctctttcctctctctctctttctcactccctccctctctctctctctctctctaatcctttctctctctccctctctctctctctcatcctttctttctctctctatctttctctctcatcctctctctctctctctctctctctctctctctctctctctctctctctctctctctctctctctctctctatatatatatatatatatatatatatatatatatgtatatatatatatacatatatatatatgtgtatatgtatatatatatacatatacacacacacaccacacacacacacacacagataatatatatatatatatatatatatatatatatatttatacatatacatatagatatatagaatttgATTGATTGCCGGAGAGCCATATTCTACAAATTTTCAACCTAACTTGTgtaataaatttgaatattttacgATGCAAAATCTTTCCTTTTGATTTAACAGTTTAACAGTTTTCGTGAATCAAAAATAATTGGCTTCAGCAGGAATGAAAGATCGagcttaaaaaagaagaagaagaaaaaaagccacctcaaaaaaagaacttaaaagaaaaaaagtaattaccagcaaaaaaaaaaaaaaaaagacaaaaaaaaaaaaaaagacggagaacGAATAACGAAAAacgaagaagtggaaaaaaagaataacaaggcAACAGAGAGCAAACAGCTGGCGGGCGCGTGGAGGAGATGATGCAAGTGATGAACCTGGCTTGACCTCCCCGCCGCCTCCCGCTCCCGCACCATGATGCAATCGGCCGATCATCATACGCATGCTGAAGGGAAGGAGGCTGGGGCGGGGAGGACGCCGCTCTGCTGGCTGTCGGCTTTTGCTCTGGGCTACGTGCAAGGCAGTGCTGTgtgtaaataaaagagagagagagaaaaatagataaatagataaatactgagagagagagaaagaaagagagagagagaaagaaagagaaagagagagagagagagagagagagagagagagagagagagagagagagagagagagagagagagagaggagagagagagagagaggagagagaagagagagagagagagagagagagagaaagaaagagaggaggagggagaagaaagggggaaagagatacggagagagagaagggacgaaagagagagttgagagagagatgagatcagaaaaggagagagatgagagagtgagagagagagagagagagagagagagaacaaacaataTGGTTGTCACTGGACACGAAGACTTGAATTATCCAGACAAAAGCGGCGATCTCGTTGGTCACTTGACTGCTTTAGCCATGCTCTAATTAATACAGGAAATCCAATTGACAAAATTTAGAGAAGTATGTATACTGTCAAGGAAGCGTTCTGTTCCCtcggacacatatatataatatatatacaagatatatagctataaaagGTCCTTTAATATTCCAttgcattagatatatatagacagcatAAAAAAGCTATTCATATATGATTACTCTATTCTTTTTCTTGCGTTTGAGCACTATCAAAGTTACAATATTCcattaggagaaaaaaaacgtgcATACGTTGTGCATACGTATAAACTGGACATCCACCTATATATCTCCGTGAACCCATGCGCTGtgccgtttttttttcacattctccCAAAAATGTATAAAACCTCGTCTCTCCAAATTATATCCGGCTCTATGCTCTCTTCTactatatcttgtgtgtgtgtgtgtgtgtgtgtacatacatacatgcatatatatatgtgtattatatatatatatatatatatatatatatatatatatatatatatatatatatatatatataagttttgtatttttttgtatatatatatagaaatatatacacatacgtatatatatatatatatatatatatataatatatatatatatatatatatacatatatgttcacatatgtatatgtataatatacacatatacatatatatactaattatatatatatatatatatatatatatacatatatatatatatatatacatatatatataatatacatatggtaaatatttatctatctatctactatctatcatctatctatctatctatctatctatctctctatatatatacatatatatatatatatatatatatatatatatatatatatatacatatatatacacatacaacatatatgtatgtgtgtgtatatatatttacttacatacccatatatgaatatatatatatatatatatatatatatatatatatatatatatatatatatatatatatataagtatatatatacttatatatatatatatatatatatatatataaaatatatattatatatatatatatatatatatatatatatatatatatatatatatatatatgtgtgtgtgtgtgtgtgttttttttgtgtgtgtgtgtgtgtgtgtgtgtgtgtgtgtgtctttaaagatatacattatatatttatgtatgtatattgtgtgtatgtatgtagatatacaagtatgcatatacatgtaagcACATGTAtgactctctatatctatatctatctatttgtatgaaTCTATCATGTGCGattgtacatatacacagatgtCCGTTCCTGTGTCTGCACGTGTATTTACAGACCAAGAAGCAGCGGGGCTTTGCGAGGCAGCGAGGCACCTGGACGCAGTCACCTTCGAAAGCGATTGGTTGCGACGCTTTGTTCTTTCGCAGTCCGTCCGACACACGTTACTCTGCAGCAAAACCATTATTCCCGAACCGACATTATGCCTGAAATCTCGGTATCTGACCTCATCTCGAGGCTTCAGAAATGATAGTTTCCATCGCCACTTGAATATAGGAGTCACGAGGGATAGAGAAGAGGTTcggtgtgagggggagagagagggaggggaacgagagagaaagaggggggaagggggaagagagagagagagagagaagagagagagagagagagagagagagagagagagagagagcgggaaggggagcgagagagaaagagggggaagaagagagagagagagagagagagagagagagagagagagagagagagagagagagagagagagagagagagagaggaaaatgaagactcCAGTggtgacagagatagatagatagatagatagatagatagataggcagatagatagatagatagatagatagatagagagagagagagagggggggggggcataagccGCGTCCCGACCTCactccactttcctctctctttccagcgTCGAGCCGTGACTAAAATGCATATTCAGGATTATTTTGTAATGCTCCAAATTGCATGTTTGCTAGATCTGCATATACagacccattttttatttttatgatcattattattatttcatttatttatttatttgtttgtttatgtatttatttgttattatttcttttataaagcTGATGTTTCATGTAGATTGATGCGTGCTTTCGGAAATGCAGACGTGgtatcagaagaagaagagaggaaatatgaatatgatgGAGTGGAATGTGAAGAGAGATACACGTTCGGATTCCTTGTTAGGTATCAATAATAGCATTGTGTTATGGACTCCAGCGTAGAAGTTACAAAACGCTTACATTCGGGGCCGACGTTTTCACAtctgattataatagtgatgtgttatgtattatatgttattaacacTAAAGTTCGTATGCAGAAATTGTTTGGCGttgtttgatatatgtatgtgatacccTTTGTAACGACCTGtgatccgttttctatgaccCGTTATATGTATGCCCTAGCGGCGATGTGTGTAAACCCCTCTTGGCtgagcaacaataaaaattagaCGTGGGAGAGACTATCTCTACAAACCCTACAATAAATGGGTTTATCTAAGACTTCGTGATTACTTCGTTGGTAAACGAGGATGGGAGATAACGAAGCGCATATCTTATGATTACAGGTGAGATATGGAGTGATGTTATACTGTTTGGGAGATAGATGTGAGCATCCCCAACatgatgatgctaatggtgataataccgatcattatgatggtgatggtagctAGGAAGAAATGGGATATATGCTGGTGCGCAAAAGGTTTACTTAAGATTATATTTCGATTTACAAAGGGAAAGTTATACTCATTTACACGTTATATTATCTTTACACTCTTCGGATTAGAATAGAGAGAGGTCAGCTGAGAAATATTATGAATTGTGTTATCTAAACCAATCCAGAACGACAACAAACTAATCTCAAAATGATGAACGTGAAGCAAGAGATTATTTGACAAGCCTGTCATTACTACAGCGAGAATATTGCGGAACCAAACGGCAGAGCAGAGTAAGAACAATAGACAAAATTCCTGTAGAAAAAGTCGAAGCTTCATTCAtggcacacacgcataaacacacacacacacacacacacacacacacacataagtgtatatatacatatgtatatataaatatacatatatatgtatatatatacacatacatatatatgtgtataattatatatgtatatatatatgatacatgcacacacacacacacacacacacacacacacacacacacacacacacacacacacacacacacacacacacacacacacacacacacacacacaccatggttGAGAAACTCCATAGCATTTACGGCATAACCTTTTACCCTGATAAATCTAAcaagcaaatgaataaacaaagtcAGATATGTATTTGTTCCTAATGATAGTGATTCATAAACCACAAGACTATAATCTTTCTTTGATTATTTCAGTTGGATTCAGCCAATAAGGAATAACTGAACTGTGTCGTTCTTAAAAGAGTAATTGCAGAATAATATCTGGAATTATCTTATGATTAACTGTAGGGTGTATATCATGTgaggatatattcatatatatttataatataacccttgcatcacacacacacacacacacacacacacacacacacacacacacacacacacacacacacacacacatatatatatatatatatatatatatatatatatatatatatatacatacatataaatacacacacacacacacacacacacacacatatatacatgtgtgtgtgtgtgtgtggtgtgtgtgtgtgtgtgtgtgtgtgtgtgtgttttatgtgcgtgtgtatacatgtgtgtatgtatgtatatatgtatatatatatatatatatatatatatatatatataatatatatatatatatatatatatgtatgtatgtatgtatatatatagcccaagttagtgctggtcccaagcccggataaatagaaagaatgattacctaaaaggtaacaccggcactctccgtggaaaggaactggggaccctaccacgtactcactccaagagcatcacaacatgaaaaccacaattaagtatcatgctgtgaccacggcggctcagacatgaacctacctacctatatatatatatatatatatatatatatatatatatatatatatatatatatatatatatatatgtatatatatatatgtatatatatatatatatatatagtatatatatatatatatatatatatatatatatatatatatatatgcacacacacacaacacacatatgctcacacacacacacacacacacacacacacacaacacacacacacacacctacacacacacacacacacacaccacacacacacacacacatacacacacacacacaacaacacacacacacacatacacacacacacacacacacacacacacacacacacacacacacacacacacacacacacacacacacacacacacacacacacacgctcacaacacacacacacacacacacaacatatatatatatatatatataatatatatacatacatacatatatatatatatatatatatatattatatatatatgtgtgtgtgtgtgtgtgtgtgtgtgtgtgtgtgtgtgtgtgtgtgtgtgtgtgtatgtgtacgagtatatatatatatatatatatatatatatatatatatatatatatatatatatatatgtatcacacaaacatacgtatctatacatacacacacaaccaaagacatatatgtatacacatatatattatacatatacatatatacaagtatatatatatgtatttatatgtataacaccacatatacatatatgtatatacggacacacacacatgtatatatatatgtatatatatatgtatatatatacatataatatatatatataataataattattattttttttactctacttTTTCCCGTCTTTATACGGTGTCAACGTTTTTGATGAGTTGCCTCCCGGCCTCGTGCCTCCGACCTCGTCAGCCGTCAGTCGCTTCTCTCTCAGGTCGCCTCTGGCGCTAGGCATTCATCGTCTCCTCGGCCTTCCCCTCCTTGCCGTACCATCCACTTCCATATTTATCACTCTTCtacccacacactcttctctcttatatatatatatatatatatatatatatatatatataatatatatatatatatatatatatatatatatatataaacacatatatatatacacacacacacatgtacttacatatatgtatatatatatctagatatatatattgatatatcacacacacatgcacatatccacacacacacatacatacgtatctatagacacacacatatatatacataaatatataaatacatacacatgccatattcattgcaacaaatgtagaaaacgtatgaataatgatgactatcttcacaatgcaagagatacaTTCGACATGTGTACTAATTCCTCTTGATAGAGATACAACAATTACGCAAACTAAACACGAAAAATAATTCTATGTACGTTTTGCAATGAAATCACGGCTGAAA
It encodes the following:
- the LOC119580417 gene encoding postacrosomal sheath WW domain-binding protein-like, with the translated sequence MNILLLCAVVGTAYAQALPPNSYRAPNGGVTNGFGNGAPRNGYSAPPSNTYGVPNGGYGVDPEIAALAENIPGGGVPGEDYPILASVPDTGFSCDAQAVQGYYADTAPEAGCQVFHICQDRALRRQQDSFLCPNGTIFNQQYLVCDWWFNVDCSQAESFYSVNELIGVVPDTGYSYGPGINGNGRNGNGNGRNGLGGNGNGYGSSF